Within the Opitutaceae bacterium TAV5 genome, the region GGGCATGATGGGGCAGATGGCGGCGCGCATCTACCGGCTGTCGGGAGCGCGGGTCTGCGTGATGGACTCCAATGCGTTCCGTCTCGGCCTGCTGCCCGCGGGAACGACGACGTTTCCGCTCGATGACGGAGGCTGGAAACAACTCGCCGCATGGGCCCGGCCGCACGGGGTGGAACACGCGAGCATCTGTTTCGGCGGCGACGCGACGGAAGTCATCGAGAAACTGAAGCCGTGCATGAGTGTGGCGCCCGACGGCGTGCCGCACGGACGGATCGTGTTTCCCGGCGGGGCGAAGATCACGGTTCTGATGGCGTCGAACATGGGTAATATCCAGCTTGTCAGTTCCGCGAAGGCGGGTCCCGGGTATCGGGATTCCCGTTACGAATCGGGGGCGGATTATCCGGCGGTTTACGTGCCGCACACGGTCCGCCGGAACGTGGAAACGATGCTCTCTCTCATGGGCGACGGTCGTCTCGACCTGTCGAAACTCGTGACGCACCGCTTCGCCTTCCCGGATGCGAAGAATGCCTATGCGATGCTCCAGCAACCCGACGTCGAGGCGCTGGCCGTGCTGCTGGAGTATTGAGATCAAGACCGGAGCGGCGGCATTCCTGCCGCTGCCTTGCCGGACAGCTTCCCGAATTTCCGGATACCTATGAAAGTCGACAGTCCTTGTCCGGTTCACGGCAGCGGCAGGAATGCCGCCGCTCCGGCCGCTCCGAAAACCTGGACGGCCGGCACGCTGACCTACACGTCCGCGGGGCTGGTCGCGTTGTTTCTCTGGCTGCTGTTCGGGGATTTTGCCTGGTCGATGCGCGATCGCTCGGTCGGGCCGATGGCGCACTGGTACCTCAAGAATCTGGGCGTTTCGAATGTGCTGTTCGGCCTGCTCGTGAGTTCATTCCCGGCGGCGGTGGGCCTGATTCTCGGTCCGGTCATCAGCATGAAATCCGACCGCTACCGCAGCAAGCGCGGGCGGCGGATTCCCTTCCTGCTCGTCACCACGCCCATCGGAGCCTTCGGCATGATCGGGCTGGCGGTGACGCCCTTCATCGCGAAACGGGTGCACGGCCTCTTCCCCGACCAGAGCGAGATGGTGGTGGCGGTGCTTTGCTTTGGCGTGTTCTGGGCGGCCTTCGAGTTCGCGACCATTGCGGGACAGGCGGTGTTTGGGGGACTGATCAATGACGTCGTGCCCAAGCCGTTGCTCGGCCGTTTTTACGGCCTTTTCCGGGCGGTGAGCCTGATCGACGGCATCATTTTCAACTACTGGATCATG harbors:
- a CDS encoding alcohol dehydrogenase yields the protein MKPPTETTSAPATAHSRYLDDVPEITAVEVIAGHGLALSRRPLDEMHGHEVEISPLFSFISAGTELHALRELSRAGVGSHPPARMGYSQCGVVTRVGEAVRDLAVGDRVVAIGAGAFHATRTVVAQNLVVPLPEGVCPQAASLAAMFCFALEGAHKSAVRVGENVVVFGAGMMGQMAARIYRLSGARVCVMDSNAFRLGLLPAGTTTFPLDDGGWKQLAAWARPHGVEHASICFGGDATEVIEKLKPCMSVAPDGVPHGRIVFPGGAKITVLMASNMGNIQLVSSAKAGPGYRDSRYESGADYPAVYVPHTVRRNVETMLSLMGDGRLDLSKLVTHRFAFPDAKNAYAMLQQPDVEALAVLLEY